The Nocardioides panzhihuensis genome has a segment encoding these proteins:
- a CDS encoding TIGR00730 family Rossman fold protein encodes MIKHLAVFLGSRDGNDPTLSESAYEVGKDLAERGIELVYGAGGGGLMGQISQGAIDGNGKVFGVIPRFMVDREWGRVEGAPGMQTLVVDTMHERKALMAERADAFLALPGGIGTLEELFEVWTWQTLSLHGKPVGLLNVNGFWDPLVEMMERIAAAGFLHGSPAETLVVGDDLDDVLARLDAAR; translated from the coding sequence ATGATCAAGCACCTGGCGGTCTTCCTCGGGTCCCGCGACGGCAACGATCCCACGCTCTCGGAGAGTGCCTACGAGGTCGGCAAGGACCTCGCGGAGCGCGGGATCGAGCTGGTCTACGGAGCCGGTGGTGGCGGCCTGATGGGCCAGATCTCCCAGGGCGCGATCGACGGCAACGGCAAGGTCTTCGGCGTGATCCCACGGTTCATGGTCGACCGCGAGTGGGGTCGCGTCGAAGGCGCGCCGGGGATGCAGACGCTCGTGGTCGACACGATGCACGAGCGCAAGGCGCTCATGGCCGAGCGGGCCGACGCGTTCCTCGCCCTCCCCGGCGGGATCGGCACCCTCGAGGAGCTCTTCGAGGTCTGGACCTGGCAGACCCTGTCGCTGCACGGCAAACCGGTGGGCCTCCTCAACGTCAACGGCTTCTGGGACCCGCTCGTCGAGATGATGGAGCGCATCGCCGCGGCGGGGTTCCTGCACGGCTCCCCCGCCGAGACCCTGGTGGTCGGCGACGACCTCGACGACGTCCTCGCCCGCCTGGACGCCGCCCGCTGA
- a CDS encoding ATP-binding cassette domain-containing protein, whose amino-acid sequence MTTNTELAVSATGLVKTFGDFTAVDGIDLEIRRGEVFGVLGPNGAGKTTMLKMLATLLPIDAGKAEIFGVDVKASPHQVRQLVGVTGQYASVDENLTATENLVLFGRLLGMSGKSARAASEELLESFGLEEAAKRQISKFSGGMRRRLDLAASLLSRPPLIFLDEPTTGLDPRTRGQMWDTIRTLVAGGSTVLLTTQYLDEADQLADRIAVIDRGVKVAEGTSEQLKTSVGSSTLHLRLSDKTQIAAAAAVVERVTGDRPVLTPEAGGVNVPLADADRAADVLIGLRHADISITTANVQQPTLDEVFLALTGHGTASSENPENPDRSQPADHDIHTEEVA is encoded by the coding sequence ATGACAACCAACACCGAACTGGCCGTATCGGCCACTGGTCTGGTCAAGACCTTCGGCGACTTCACCGCGGTCGACGGGATCGACCTCGAGATCCGCCGCGGCGAGGTCTTCGGCGTGCTCGGCCCCAACGGCGCCGGCAAGACCACGATGCTCAAGATGCTCGCGACCCTGCTCCCGATCGATGCCGGCAAGGCAGAGATCTTCGGGGTCGACGTCAAGGCCTCCCCCCATCAGGTGCGCCAGCTCGTCGGCGTGACGGGGCAGTACGCCTCCGTCGACGAGAACCTCACCGCCACCGAGAACCTCGTCCTCTTCGGTCGTCTGCTGGGCATGTCCGGCAAGTCCGCCCGCGCGGCCTCGGAGGAGCTCTTGGAGTCCTTCGGCCTCGAAGAGGCCGCCAAGCGGCAGATCTCGAAGTTCTCCGGCGGCATGCGCCGCCGCCTCGACCTCGCCGCCTCGCTCCTGAGCCGACCGCCGCTGATCTTCCTCGACGAGCCGACCACCGGCCTGGACCCACGCACCCGGGGTCAGATGTGGGACACCATCCGTACGCTGGTGGCCGGCGGCTCCACCGTCCTGCTGACCACCCAGTATCTCGACGAGGCCGACCAGCTCGCCGACCGGATCGCGGTCATCGACCGCGGCGTCAAGGTCGCCGAGGGCACCTCGGAGCAGCTCAAGACCTCCGTCGGCAGCTCCACGCTGCACCTTCGTCTGAGCGACAAGACGCAGATCGCCGCAGCAGCCGCAGTGGTCGAGAGGGTCACCGGCGACCGTCCGGTGCTCACGCCCGAGGCCGGCGGCGTCAACGTGCCGCTGGCGGACGCCGACCGAGCCGCCGACGTGCTCATCGGCCTTCGCCACGCCGACATCTCGATCACCACCGCCAACGTGCAGCAGCCGACCCTCGACGAGGTCTTCCTCGCCCTGACCGGCCACGGCACCGCGAGCTCCGAGAACCCAGAGAACCCCGACCGCTCCCAGCCCGCCGACCACGACATCCACACCGAGGAGGTGGCCTGA
- a CDS encoding maleylpyruvate isomerase family mycothiol-dependent enzyme, translating into MTRLTPTAYLDHIRSESALFRSALANTDPAAPVPTAPEWTAADLLWHVAGEVQHFWTYVLETRPAAPTSETYDEPERPKDATYQDLLDYFDQINAKFVATLEKTGPEEPTWSWSHERTAGFTYRRQAHEILIHRLDAELTAGAVTPLDPALAADGIDEVLDVFYGGKPEWATFAGSDQYVRIDAVDTDTRTWVQLGLVSGTRPDGDSMQDEPDLSVVAAQSIPAGTEPDAVVAGTAADLVAWLWRRRDDEGIAVTGDKDVYDRFRALTNQPITDD; encoded by the coding sequence CTCGGCGCTCGCGAACACAGATCCCGCGGCCCCGGTCCCGACCGCTCCCGAGTGGACCGCCGCCGACCTGCTGTGGCACGTCGCCGGCGAGGTGCAGCACTTCTGGACGTACGTCCTGGAGACCCGCCCGGCCGCGCCGACGAGCGAGACCTACGACGAGCCCGAGCGGCCGAAGGACGCCACCTACCAGGATCTGCTCGACTACTTCGACCAGATCAACGCCAAGTTCGTGGCGACCCTGGAGAAGACCGGGCCCGAGGAGCCCACCTGGTCGTGGTCCCACGAGCGGACCGCCGGCTTCACCTACCGCCGACAGGCCCACGAGATCCTCATCCACCGCCTCGACGCCGAGCTCACCGCCGGCGCCGTGACGCCGCTCGACCCGGCCCTGGCCGCCGACGGGATCGATGAGGTCCTCGACGTCTTCTACGGTGGCAAGCCCGAGTGGGCGACTTTCGCGGGCAGCGACCAGTACGTGCGGATCGACGCCGTCGACACCGACACCCGCACCTGGGTCCAGCTCGGCCTCGTCTCCGGCACCCGTCCCGACGGCGACAGCATGCAGGACGAGCCAGATCTCAGCGTCGTCGCAGCGCAGTCGATCCCCGCCGGCACCGAGCCGGACGCCGTCGTCGCGGGCACCGCAGCCGACCTGGTCGCCTGGCTCTGGCGTCGCCGCGACGACGAGGGCATCGCGGTCACCGGCGACAAGGACGTCTACGACCGCTTCCGCGCGTTGACCAACCAGCCGATCACGGACGACTAG